DNA from Nocardioides seonyuensis:
AGGTCGGCACCACGGCCGGGCCGATGATGTCGACGGGCGCGTGCATCCGGGTGAAGGTGTACGGCGAGGGCACCCACGGGTCCATGCCACACCTGGGCATCGACCCCGTCGTGCTCAGTGCCGCCATCGTGACGCGACTGCAGACGATCGTGGCGCGGGAGATCGCGCCGTCTGACTTGGGGGTCGTGACCGTCGGCAGCCTGCAGGCCGGGACGAAGGCCAACATCATCCCCGACGACGCGACCATGCTGCTCAACATCAGGGCCTACGACCTCGACGTGCGCGAGAAGCTGCTGACCGCGATCGAGAGGATCGTGCGAGCCGAGTGCGAGGCAGCCGGCAGCACACGGCCGCCGGAGATCGAGCTCTACGAGAGCTTCCCGCTCACGGACAACGATGCCCCGGTCAACGCGAAGGTCACCGAGGCCTTCGTCGCGCACTTCGGACCAGACCGGGTCAAGCGCCTCGACCCGCTCACCGGTCCGAGGACTTCAGCGTCATCCCGGACGCGTTCGGTATCCCCTACTGCTACTGGGCCTTCGGCGGCTTCACCGCCGACCAGCGCCCCGTCCCCAACCACAACCCCGGCTTCGGGCGGCGATGCAACCCACGCTGACCACGGGCACCGAGGCTGCGGTGACGGCCGTGCTGTCGTACCTCCAGAGCTGAGGTTGCGGGTCCACGCCGACAACTGGGTCTCGTGACACGACTTCGTCGTTCCTCGACCATCGGGTGAATTCGTCGTTCAGGCGAGCCCGTGCTCGTAGGCGTACGCCGCCGCGGCGGTGCGGGAGCCGACGTCGAGCTTGCCGAAGATGTTGGAGAGGTGACGTGCGACGGTCTTCTCGCTGAGGACCAGCTCGGCCGCGACCTGGGGGTTGCTGCGTCCCGCCGCGACCAGGCGCAGCACCTCCGCCTCGCGGGCGGTCAGGCCACCGGGGAGCGCCGCCGGTGCCAGCAGTATCGAGGCGAGGTCCGCCATCGGTGTCGCTCCCAGCCGGCGGAAGACGGCACGCGCGGCGGTCAGCTCGCGCTCCGCCGAGGAGTCGTCCCCCTGTGCCAGGAGACAGCGGGCGGCCAGCAGCCGCGCCACGGCGGCGTCGTACGGCGCAGTCGCCTGCGCGTAGAGCTGGTGGGCCTTGCGCAGGTAGGGGAGGGCGCCGGCGGGATCCCCGGCGGCCAGCTCGACGGCACCCATCGCCCGGGCCGCGGCGGCGGAGAGCACTCGGGCGCCGAGCGAGGCCGCCACGTCCGAGAGCTCCTGGGCCAGAGGGCGCGCGCGGTCGACGTCGCCCGACGCGAGCAGCACCTCGATCGCAGCGGGCAGCAGACGGCAGCGCTGCACCGGCCCGGCCGGCGCGCCGAGCAGACGATCGACCGCCGCCAGCGCCGCCGTACTCCTGCCACTCGCCAGCCAGAGCAGCGCCAGGCCGGGCTGGGGGTCCAGGCCGAGGTCGGCCGCACGCTGGTAGGCGGCGTCGGCGCCCTCGAGGTCGCCGCGCAGGCGCAGGAGGTCGCCGGTCTCGACGGCGGTGAGTCCCACGGCGTCCGGCGTGCCGAGCTGGCGGTAGCGGTCGGCGGCGAGTGCGTACTCCCGCAACGCGTCGTCCCAGGCCCCCTTCAGACGCAGGAGCTGACCGCGGTGCACGGCGCACTGGCCGGTGAAGGCGAGCAGCCCGGGTTGCGCGTCGCACCACCGCTCCAGGGCGGCCGTCCACTCGGCGACCCGGCTGAAGTCGCTCACCTCCTGACAGCCCTCGATGGCGGTGCAGAAGACGTGGCCGGCGATGAAGGGCGAGACCTCGCCCGAGACCACCCGCACCATCGCGTCGTCGAGCAGGGCGAGACCTTCGCCGAAGTCCCCGGAGTAGAGCGCCACCCGGCCACGGGCGCAGGTGCTCATCGCGAGCAGGTCGGTGTCGTGGAACCGCCGGGCCGCCTCGTAGGCGTCCTCGGCCCGAGACCCGGCCGTCTCGAAGTCGCCGGCGCCAATGGCCTGGAACATCAGCAGGAACGCCACCCAGCCGCGCTCGGCGCAGTCCTCGCCGACCTCGTCCACCAGGGCCACGGCCCGGCGGCACCAGCCTGCGGCGAGCGCCGGCTCTCCGTGGGCTGCGGTGTTCATCGATAGGTGGAAGGCGCACCGCGCCGCTCCGCGCAGGTCGCCCGCGGCCTCACACGCGACGACGGCGCGCTGCAGGGCGAGCACGAGGTCGTCGTGCCGGCCGACGAGCCCGGCCGTCGTGCTGAAGTGGTCGAGCTCGGCGGGGCTGAGCCCGTCGAGGCCGGTGTCGGACCATGCCTCGTAGGCGGCCTGCCAGTCGCCGCGCGCGAAGTGTTCAGCGGCCTGCTCCACGGTCCTGAGCGTACGGCGGATCAGGCCGCGTGGGGCAGGTCTGCCGTCGACTTCGCCCGGGTGCGCGAGCGTCGTACCACCTGGTCCGCGACGTAGGCGGCGTCACGGCCGACCCCGGGCAGCAGCATGGAGCTGAAGGAGTACTGGAAGGACATGCCGCAGAAGAAGAGGCCGGGGGCGTCGGTGGCGACGCCCCGCTTCTCGCGCGGCCAGCCGTCGTCGCCGGTGATCGGGAGGTCGATCCAGCCGAGCTCCTGGCGGAAGCCCGTCGCCCACACGACGGTCGCGACATCGCGGGGAACGCCGTCGACGACAGGCCGGCCGTCGCGGACCTCCTCCACCCGGCTGGTCACGCGCTCGACCCCTCGCTCGAGCAGGTCGCGGCGCTTGACGCGCAGCATGGGCCCACCGTGGTGTCGCACGTGAGCCATCACCTTGCGACCCAGCGGAGTACGGCGCGTGAGCACGTGCCGCCACGCGAAGAGCACCACGGGGAACAGCACCTGGAACAGGGGTGACTCCAGCCGGGGTGGGATCTCCCCGCAGTCACGCCCGGCGAGGATCGTCGGGTGCGTCTCGACGAGCTCGTAGGCGATGTCGGTGCCCGAGTGGCTGGCGCCCACGACGAGCACCGAACCCTCGCCGAGCTGGCTGGGTCGCCGGTACTCGCTCGAGTGGAGCTGCAGGATCGCCGGGTCGAGATCGGCGGCGACGGCCGGAATGCTCGGAGTGCGGCCGAACGTGCCGGTGGCGACCACCACGCTGCGGCACCGCAGTCGTCCGCGGTCGGTGGTGACGACGTATCCGTCGTCGTCGCGGTCCAGGGCCTGCACGCGGGTCTCGAGCCGCACCGGGAGGTCGAAGGTCCGGGCATAGGTCTCGAGGTAGTCGCCCACCGCGTCCTTGCCCGGGAAGCTCCATCGCCGCCCCGGGAACGGCAGGCCGGGGAGGCCGTCGACGTGGGCAGGGGAGTAGAGCCTCAGGCTGTCCCACTGTCGACGCCAGTTGTCACCGATGCGCGACGCGGCGTCGAGGATGACGAACGGGATGCCGCGCCGCTGGAGGTGGTAGCCCGTCGCGAGCCCGGCCTGGCCGGCGCCGATGACGACTGTGTCGATGTCAGTGTCGAAGGTGTCCATGCGTCGAGGATTCGTCCCGGGGCGCCGACGGCGCATCGGGCGCGATACCCATTCCCGGCACGTGGAGCATGGGTGGGTCTACCCAGGTCTCGTGACACGACTTCGTCGTCACTCGACCACCGGGGCTGGGCGGCGCCAGGCCGGGGTGCTGTCCACCTGCTCGAGGATCCGGAGCAGCACCCGGTCGGTGTCCGCCACCGTCGTCTCCGTGGTGATGGGAGCGGTCAGAAGCTCGTCCACACTCTCGGGAGGGGTCGCGCCGGCCGCGCGCGCGGTCGCGACGACGACTCGGGCTGCGGTGAGGGCTGCGGCCCGGCGCATGCTGATCACGGCTTCGTACGTCGCGGGCCCGCCTGCGGCGGCGGGCACCTCCCACGCGGCCAGGACGGCTGCGAAGCCGCGGCTCACGGTGACGACCGTCCACTCACGGCGCATCGGCGAGTCGGCCGGCAGCTGGCAGCGCGCAGGTCGGGCCTGAGGGTCGGCGGGGAGGTCGGCGTCGAAGTCGGCCAGCACGGCCGACCACGTCGCCGTACGGGCCAGCTCGTCCCACCGGTGCCGGGAGCGGGCGAACACGTGCCCCTCCTGGAAGGTGCCCAGGACCACCGAGCGGTCTGCGCGAGCCAGGCACTCGTCCTCGATCGCGTGGGAGGCAGCCAGCAGGGTGGCCTTGGCCAAGCGCTGCGGGCGCAGGTCGGGGAACTCGCGGATGAGCGTCGCATGCACTGACTCGTCGTGCTGCTGGCGGGATCGCTGCAGCACGCCGTCGACGGCGAGGTTGAGGGGGACTCCTCGCTCCCGGGCCTCGAGCACCTCCTGGACGAGCAGGACGTCGGCGTCGGTGAAGCGTCGATGACCCGACGTCGTACGACGACCCGTGGGAAAGCCGAAGCGGTTCTCCCAGGTGCGCAGCACGTTGGGAGTGACCCCCGTCCGCTGTGCCAGGACGCCGATGCTGAAGTCGTCGGTCACGTGCGCTCTCCGAGCTGGTAGGCGAAATCTCTGGTCGAAACCACTGGTCAAAACCCCTGCAGAGAGTTATACATGTTTGTAGAGATATCTGCAATCCAACCCTCAGGAGCCCGCCATGTTCACCATGATCCTCATCAGCTCGGTCGCCGTCTTCGTCGCACTCCTCGGCAGCGCCCTCATCTGGGGCCTGGACGCCCTTCGCGCCGACGAGATCGAGCGTGCGACGCTCCCTGCCGTCGACCCGCCCGCAGCACTGCCTAGTCGAGCTCGCTGAGGTCGGGGGGCACGTCGACCGAGTGCGCCCGCAGCACGTCGAGGGGTACGACGTCGAGCGCGCGCTCGGAGGTGGCGGCCAGGACGACCGGGGCGGCGACTCCGGCGTCGTACGCCTGCAGCCAACGGACCGCCACGACGCACCACCGGTCGCCCGGGACCAGCCCGGGGAAGCCCCACTCGGGGCGGGCCGTCGAGAGGTCGTTGCCGACCGAGCGTTGGTGGGCGAGGAACTCCTCGGTCATGACGGCGCAGACGGCGTGGAGGCCGACGTCCTGCGGCCCGACCGTGCAGGTGCCGTCGCGGTAGAACCCGGTGACGGGGTCGGTGCCGCACAGCTCCAGGGCGCCACCGAGGACGTTGCGCTCGTTCACGGGCCAAGCATGCCGGACTGCCGGTCGGGCTAGTCGCGGTCCCAGGGAGCCTCGTCGCCCATCTTGGCGTAGTACTTGGCGAGATGGCTCTTCACGCGGTCGACGTCCTTGGACGGCAGGTCGACGCCGCCACGACCGCCGGCCATCACGTTGCCCGCCGCCATGACGCCCCGAGGGACTGCGTGGAGTCGACCGTCGACCACGTCGGCGACGAGCAGCTTGTAGGCGGTGAAGTTGTCCTTGTTGTCGGCGTCGTACCAGACGTGGGCGTCGCGGTACTTCTCGTTCGGCTCGTCCTCGGCGCCGGCCCACTCGCGCACCCTCTTCTCGGCGGCATCACCGTCCCACTGGCGGTCCCGGTCGGCGAGGGGCAGGTCCTGGAAGCTCGTCACGGCCATGCCTCCAACATGCAACGGTCCTCGTCGGGACGCAACCCTCCGGCTACGGTCGAGGGATGGACGTACGCGGAGTGCTGACCGAGGGGTTCGGGCGGGTCGCCGAGCTCTACACCGACATCGCCGACGGCCTCGACGGGGAGTCGTTGCACCACCGCCCCGACGGGGGAGGGAACCCGATCGGCTGGCTGCTGTGGCACCTGGCCCGGATGCAGGACGCCCAGGTCGCGGACCTCGCGGGGGAGAGTCAGAGGTGGCAGAGGTTCCAGGACAGGTTCGGCCTGGACAACGGCAGCGACGACGTCGGCTACGGCCACACGAGCGAGCAGGTGGACGGCATCCGGATCGAGGACCTCGACCTGCTCAGGGAGTACCACCACGACGTGACGCTGGCGACCGCCCGCTACCTGCAGACCGTCGACGAGGCCGAGCTCGAGCGCGAGGTGGACCAGTCCTACGACCCGCCGGTCACAGCCGGGGTGCGGCTGGTGAGCATCCTGGCCGACGCCCTGCAGCACCTCGGCCAGGCGGCGTACGTCAAGGGGCTGCTCGGGCGCTAGGTGGCCGATCGTGCACGCCAAGGGCACGGATTGGTGCACCTGCACCATGCGTCGAGCGGGTCGCTGCGCCCACCCTCGGCAGCATGACACTCACCCGTGAACACACCACGACCACCACTCCACCTCTCTCCCGCGCGGCGCGCATCGGTGCCGGCACCTGCCTGGTCGCCGCCGGCCTCACCAACGGCCTGGCTCAGTACGTCGGCGAGCTCCTCACCTCCGACCTCGACGACTTCAGCGACCAGATCCGCTGGGGTGCCGAGCACCCCGTCGTCCACACCGCCGAGCAGACGGCGTTGCTGGTCAGCATGCTCGTGCTGCCACTCGGCCTGCTGGGCCTGGCCCACGTGACCCGCTGGGCCTCGCCACGCCTGACCGCCGTGGGGATCGTCCTCGCGCTCTGGGGCATGTGGGGCTTCCACAACATCGTCGCGCTGGGGTACGCCGCCGGCACCGTGGCGCCGGGAGCCATCGGGACCGACTCCGCGGTCGCGCTCAACGACGGATTCCTCGACCACCCCGGCACGATCGTCATGGCGCTCTTGCCGCACCTGCTGGGGTCGTTCCTCGGTCTGCTGCTGCTCGCGATCGCCGGCCTGCGCAGCATCTCGCTCCCCAGGACCCCGCTGCTCCTTCTCGTGGGCTTCCTCGTGTGGGACTTCCTGCTGCCCTCGTCCGGGCCTCTCGAGCCGCACCTCCTCCTGGCGGTCGCGATGTGTTGGCTCGGTGTCGCGGTGCTGCGGATGCCGCAGGCCGAGTGGGTTGATCCGGGACACGAGACCGGGGACAGGCCGATACTGGCCGGGTGACCCCACGCCATCCGGTCCTGGCCGTGGCCGCTGCCGCGGTGATGCTCGGAGCCGTGCTGGCCACGATCGCCACGAGCTCCGAGGGTGCCCTGTGGAAGATGTTGCTCGTCGCACTCGCGCTCGGACTGCCAGGAGCCTTCGAGGCCACCGAGCACCCGCGCAACCCGGTCGGGTGGCTGCTGCTCGCCGTTGCGTGCGTGCTGTCGGCGAGCGCAGTGGCGGCACAGGCCGACTGGTCGGGATCCGCCGGCGAGTGGACCGCGTGGCTGGTCGAGCGCGGGGGAGCGATCGTCGTACCGCTCATGTTCCTCGCGCTCGTGCTCCTGCCCGATGGCCGTCTGCCGTCGACGCGGTGGCGTCCGGTCGTGGTGGCGGCGGTCGGGGTGCAGGTGGCCGTCATAGCCGCCTGGAGCATGGTGGAGGCGGCGTCCGGTGTGCCGAACCCGCTCGGCGTCCTGCCGGCGTCATGGTCGGACGAGCTGGACGCCGCGGCCGTGTGGCTGCTGCAGGCTCCGTTGCTGCTCGCGGGGGTCGTGATCGCCGTCCGGCTGCGGCGACCGGCCGAGCGGGCCGGGCTGAGGTGGCTGCTGGGCGGTGCGCTGGGCTTCGCTGTGCTCGCCGGCATCGGACATTCGTTGCTGCCGTCGGCGGCGGACGCCCTCGACGTGCTGGGTGCACTGGTGCTCGGCGGTGGACTGGCCGTGGCGCTGCTCCACCGCTCCGCACCGGCTGCCGCGTCCACGTCGTCGCAGGTGGAGTACGACGACGAGCGGCTGTCGGCGCTGTCGGCCCGGGAGCGGGAGGTGCTCGCCCTCGTCGCAGAAGGACTGACGAATCGCCAGATCGCTGAGCGCCTCTTCATCTCCCCGGTGACCGCCCGCAACCACGTGAGCCGGATCCTCACCAAGCTCGACCTGGAGAACCGGACCCAAGCCGCCACGTGGCTGTCGCGGAGGGCGGTGGACTGATGTGACCATTCACCCGAAAATATGATATCAATTTGTCATCACATTCCGACGAGTCACATCTCCACCGGGGGGACGAACCATGGACGACCAGCACACGACCCAGGCCAACGAGAGCCAGGCCAACGAGAGCCAGGCCGACGAGACCGAGGACAGCGCCCCGGCCGGACACCCGGTGGGGCACGACGGCACGCGGGTGGACGTCACCGAGCGCACCGCCTGGTCGGTGGACGGCTTCGCCGGACTGGCGGTGTCGCTGCTGCTCCTGGGGCTCGGCACCTGGCTCTTCGTCCTGGGTGTGCGGGCCGCTGAGGCCGACGAGGGCGGGCTCGGCGGCATGGTCGGCGGCGTCGTGCTCTTCGTGGTCGGCTGCGTGCTCGCCGCCTCGCTGACCATCGTGGCTCCCGGCCAGACGCGCGTGGTGCAGTTCTTCGGCCGCTACGTCGGCACCGTCCGCAAGCAGGGGCTGCGGATGATCGTGCCGCTCACGACGCGGCGCAACGTGTCGGTGCGGGTGCACAACTTCGAGACCCACGAGCTCAAGGTCAACGACGCGGACGGCAACCCCGTCAACATCGCGGCGATCGTCGTGTGGCAGGTCGCCGACACCGCCCGGGCGACGTTCGCGGTCGAGGACTACCCCGACTTCGTGGCAGTGCAGTCGGAGTCGGCGCTGCGCCACGTCGCGATGAGCCACCCCTACGACAACGCCGCCAACGAGGTCACCCTGCGCGGCGACACCGAGATCATCTCCGCCGAGCTCGCCGCCGAGGTCGCCGAGAGGATCGCCCTGGCCGGGCTCGAGGTCATCGAGGTGCGCATCTCGGCGCTGGCCTACGCCCCCGAGATCGCCCAGGCGATGCTCCAGCGCCAGCAGGCCTCCGCGGTCATCGCGGCGCGCGAGAAGATCGTCGACGGCGCAGTCGGCATGGTCGAGAGCGCCCTGGCACAGCTGGAGCAGAAGCAGATCGTCGACCTCGACCCGGAGCGCCGGGCCGCCATGGTGTCCAACCTCCTGGTGGTGCTGTGCTCCGAGCGGGGCACGACCCCCGTGGTCAACACCGGGTCGCTCTACACCTGATCGGGCCGGGACATGGGCGAGGACGCGGGGACACCCAAGCGGGGCCAGGAGCGCAAGTCCGTGCTCCTGCGCCTCGACCCTGCCGTCCACTCCGCCCTCCAGCGGTGGGCCGCCGACGAGCTGCGCAGCGTCAATGCCCAGGTCGAGATGGTGCTGCGGGACGCCCTGGCCAAGGCCGGCCGCGCGCCCCGCGACGCCGGGCCCGTCCCGCGGCGTGGTCGACCACCCAAGGGTCCGGACGGAACGGACAGCGACGAGCGCTAGGAAGCCCTTGTCATGCCCCGCTCCGCGGCGCATCGTGGGACCAGCAACCACGTGGGATCTGCAGCCACGTGGGATCTGCAACCGAGCGAGGCAGGTGATCAGCGATGCAGGCTCAGGTCGGTGACCGGCTGGTGGCCGAGAGCAACAGGGTGGACTCGCCACGGCGCGAGGGCGAGATCGTCGAGGTGCGAGGCGAGGGCGGTGGCCCGCCGTACGTCGTGCGCTGGGCCGACGGGCACGAGGGCCTCGTCTATCCGGGGGACGACGCCCACGTGGTGCACGCCCAGGACTGACAGGGACACAGCCCTGACGGCTCACCTGCGGGCGACGACGGCCTCCCACACGCGCTCACCACGGTCGTGCCCGCCCAGCTGCCGGGTGACGTAGGCGGCGCCGTAGCCGGCAGCGGGATCGGCCCAGGCGGAGCTGCCGCCGGCCCCGCCCATGCCGAGCTCGACGATGCCGTCGTCCTCGCTGAGCTGGAACCCCAGGGTCCACGTGACCGGACGGTCCAGGAGCGCGTCGTGTCCTGTGACCGCGGGGGAGACGTAGGCCTGCCACAGGTCGTGCCCGAGGCGCCCGGCCACCGCGCCGTCGGGGCGCACCACGTCGTCGTAGAAGCGGGCCAGCGCCACGGCGGACGCGTGCAGCGCCACGGCGGGGAAGGGAGTACGACGCAAGCGCGCGGAGCTCAGCACCGCGGGGTCGAGCAAGCCGGGCGGTCGACCCAGCGCGGGCCCCCAGCGGTCGTCGCGGAGATACCCCGACCGCCACGAACCGTCGGGGTCGACCATGCTCGCGACGCGGTCCAGGTCGCGGTCCTCGACCCGCAGGTGGAGGTCCCACCCACCGGCCGCGGCGATGCGCGCGAACCGGTCGGCCAGCGGCTCCCCGGTGGCTCGGCGCAGCACCTCGTCGAGGAGGTGGCCGTAGGTCAGGGCGTGCTCGGCGACACCGGCACCCGGGGCGTGCGCGGGGGCGGCTGCCGCGAGCATCCCGACGAGGGTCTCGCGATCGTCGTACTCGACTCCGGTCGCGGCCTCGGGGAACGTCGGCAGCCCCGCCTGGTGCGAGAGCAGCTGGCGCATCGTCGTGCCCTGCTTGCCCGCCACCGCGAACTCCGGCCACACCGAGGCGACCGCCTGGTCCAGCGCGAGGTGTCCCTCGGCGACGGCGTCCAGGAACGCGAGCGCCGCGAACGGCTTGGCGACCGAGAACGTCATCACCAGCGTGTCGGAGGTCATGGGCTCGACCCCGTCCCGCGTCCCGGCGGCGTGGTCGACCTCGAGCACGCCGCCGCGGACGACGGCCACCGCCGCACCTGACTCGCGACCCGAGGCCACGAGGTCGTCGAGGACGCGGGCGGGATCTACGTGCACGAGGCAGGACGGTAGTCGTCGCCGTCCAGCAGCCCAGCGCGACCTACTCGAGCAGGTGGTCCAGGACCCTCCCCATGACCTCGTTGCGGTCCGCCGGTGTGGCGATGCCCTCGAACCCGAAGCCCATCAGCAGCGAGTTGGGCGTCGTGATGGCGGCGCCGACGGGGAAGCCGCTGGCGTCGGTGGCGATCCAGTCGTTCGCGTTGGCCGAGCTGCCCTCAGGCGCCCCGGGGGTGGTCCAGCCGTCGAGGCCGCTCTCGAAGGACGTCGAGGTGCCGTCGGGGTGGGTCACGTCGTCGACGAAGGCGCCGAGGTTCTGCGTGCCCCAGTCGCTGGTGTAGGTGATCGAGACCTCCACCTCGCCGCCGGCCCAGTCGCTGAGGTCGACGCTCCACTCCTGCCACCCGGCCGAGTTGCCCGAGCTGGCGTGCCACTCGCCGGTCGAGCCAGTCGGCGTGCACGTCTCCGTCGCGGGGTCGTAGGTCTGGTAGTGGTCGAGGTGCGGGTGCAGCTCGCGCCAGCCCGAGGCGCAGCTCTCGCCCGTCGCCTGGCTGGTGTGGCCGTTGGCATCAGGCAGCGTCGTCCAGTCGTCGCCGTTGGGCGTGCGGGCCTCCACGAAGACGTAGTCCCAGTCGGCCTCGGTGTCGAAGGACGTCCAGAAGTCCAGGCTGCCGCCGCCGGCCGGCACGGTGACCGTCCTGGTGAGGCGCTTGTAGGACACGTCGGCGATCTGGCTGTAGACGAACTGCTCGCCCGTGTGGGGGTCGAACGGCCCGCCCGGCTTGGCCCAGCGTGCCGACGGCGCGCTCTCGAACTGCGGGAACCGGTCCACCGGCAGGATGCCGCTGGTCGCGATGAACGACGCCGTCGTGGTCTGGTTGTCGGCCGACTGCGGTCCGTTCATGGCCCAGTCGAGCCCGGTGAGCGGGTCGTCGATGCCGGTGACGCCGTGGATGCTGCCGTCGTCGGCGTGCCCGTCCCCGGGGATGGCGAGGTAGCCGCCGAACCAGTACTGCAGGACGTCGTTGGTGCCGTCACCGGATCCGCGCAGTCGCAGGCAACGACGTGTGTCGACGCCCTCGGGGAGCGGGTTGCAGGCGATGGTGCCCTGCGGGTCGTAGAACTGCGTGCCGACGGCCGCGGTGTACTGCTGGCCGGCCCAGTCGCCGGTGTAGAGCACCTTGCCGCCTTCGTTCATGTAGGCGCGGAACTCCAGCATCTCGTCGAGCGCGAGCCGGTCGACGTTGCCGGCGCCGCGGCCCGCCGTGCGGGTCACGATGTCGTCACCGGTGTACCAGATGACACCGTCGTAGTGGCTGAGGACGCCCAGTGCGTCCGGGGCCACCCGACCCTGCGCGTCCACGTCGTAGACGTCGGCCGGCTGGCCGTTGGCCGTCAGGGCGTTGAGGTAGTAGTCGAGGTAGTGCGGGCCGGGCGACTGCGCGGGCGAGGCGCCGGTGTAGTCCTCGGCGGCGACGACCAGGATGCGGTTGTCGTTCTCGGACACGGCCTTGTAGGTGAAGGACTTGCTCCGCTCGCCGCCGCCCTCGAACCACACCTTCACCGAGTCGCCGGGTTCGGTGCCGGTCACGGTGCCGCGCACCTGGTGGTAGTGCGTGGAGGTCATGCCGAAGCGCTCTCCGCCCTCCCACTCGGTGGTGGGGGAGGACTGCGTCGGACCGCCGTTGATGCTCCACTTGGCAGTCACCGCGCCGAGGCTCCGCTTGGCCAGCACGGCGACCGGTTGCGGGTCGCCGTAGGACTTGGCGAAGCTCAGCTGCACGCTCGGGATGCCGGACTTGTAGGCGTCGTCGCTCTCGAGGTAGAAGGGCTTGGTGTCGATGCCCAGGGTCGACTTCGGGTCGTCGGGGTCGGCCGCGGAGGCGGCCACCGACTCGGCGAAGGGCAGGTTGCGCTCGAACTCCTCCTGGACGAGCTGCTCGTCGTCGGGGAAGACGAAGCCGCAGCCGGGGCAGCCGGGCGAGAGCTCAGGGGTCCATGCGAGGGTGCCGGTCGCCTCCTGGGCGTAGCCGTCGACCTCGCCGTTGGTGATGTAGAGGACGTCGGAGGACAGGCCGGGGTGGAAGTCCTCGATGGCGGGCTCGTCGAGGTTGCCCGAGAGGGCGTAGTAGATCGGGTCGTCAGCGGTGGGGGTGCCGATCTGCCAGCCGTCGTTGTAGAGCAGCCAGCGGCCGTTGGAGTGGTAGTTGACCATGAACTCGGCCTTGGCCGTCTCGAAGAGCTTCATGGCTGCCTTGGTCTCCGGCTCCGAGGCAGGGGAGGGCCCGCGGTAGGTCTCGCTGCTGGGGATGTCGGAGGACCCCTCGTTGTCGTAGCCCCAGTGGGAGGGGAAGTTGCGGTTGGGGTCGACGCCGTCGCCGACCTGGGTCGTGCCGTCGCCGTTGTTGTCGCGCAGGTTCTTCCGCCACAGCCGCTCGTGGTCGAAGGTGTACTGGTAGCCGTCGGGGTTCATGACCGGCACGAACCACAGCTCGGTCTTCTGCAGGAGCTTCTTGGTCGCCTTGTCGTTGGACAGCCAGCGCTGGAGGTAGGTGTCCATCAATCGGCGGGTGACCTCGGGTGCGATCCACTCGCGGGCGTGCTGGGTCGCGCTGAAGATCGCCGCCGGGCGCGAGCCGTCCTTCTGGCCGCGGGCGCCCTGGGTCATCTTCAGCGCGAGGATGTCGCGGCCCTGGTAGGTGGTGCCGAGCTTCACCAGCTTGGTGACGCCGGGGTACTTGCGGGCGGTGGTGGTGAGGATGTCGTGGTAGCCGCCGGGCTCGTCGTAGGACCGCCACACGTTGTAGCCGCTCGCCGCCTGTGCGGCCGCGAACTGGCGCACGGTCCTGCCGCCCTTGACGCGCGCCAGTCGTACGTCGATGCCCTCGGCCCGCAGCTTGGCGGCCTCCCGCCTGGTCAGGACCAGGTCGACGCGCGTCGTGTCGCCGGTGGGGTGCGCCTCGTGCAGGTCGTAGCCCTGCTGGGCGAGCAGGGTCAGCTGCTCGGCGGTGACGCCGCTGGCTGTGTAGCCGTCGAGCCGCTGCTGCTCCGCCGGCGCGGCTGACGGGGCGGGCGTCGTGGACGACGGCGGGGCGAGGCCGACCCCGAGGGCGGCGACCACGGCCGCGACGACAGAACCCGAAATGAGACGACGCATGACTACCTCCGAGGCGGTGTGATGCAGGTCACA
Protein-coding regions in this window:
- a CDS encoding LuxR family transcriptional regulator; the protein is MEQAAEHFARGDWQAAYEAWSDTGLDGLSPAELDHFSTTAGLVGRHDDLVLALQRAVVACEAAGDLRGAARCAFHLSMNTAAHGEPALAAGWCRRAVALVDEVGEDCAERGWVAFLLMFQAIGAGDFETAGSRAEDAYEAARRFHDTDLLAMSTCARGRVALYSGDFGEGLALLDDAMVRVVSGEVSPFIAGHVFCTAIEGCQEVSDFSRVAEWTAALERWCDAQPGLLAFTGQCAVHRGQLLRLKGAWDDALREYALAADRYRQLGTPDAVGLTAVETGDLLRLRGDLEGADAAYQRAADLGLDPQPGLALLWLASGRSTAALAAVDRLLGAPAGPVQRCRLLPAAIEVLLASGDVDRARPLAQELSDVAASLGARVLSAAAARAMGAVELAAGDPAGALPYLRKAHQLYAQATAPYDAAVARLLAARCLLAQGDDSSAERELTAARAVFRRLGATPMADLASILLAPAALPGGLTAREAEVLRLVAAGRSNPQVAAELVLSEKTVARHLSNIFGKLDVGSRTAAAAYAYEHGLA
- a CDS encoding mycothiol transferase yields the protein MDVRGVLTEGFGRVAELYTDIADGLDGESLHHRPDGGGNPIGWLLWHLARMQDAQVADLAGESQRWQRFQDRFGLDNGSDDVGYGHTSEQVDGIRIEDLDLLREYHHDVTLATARYLQTVDEAELEREVDQSYDPPVTAGVRLVSILADALQHLGQAAYVKGLLGR
- a CDS encoding flavin-containing monooxygenase, which codes for MDTFDTDIDTVVIGAGQAGLATGYHLQRRGIPFVILDAASRIGDNWRRQWDSLRLYSPAHVDGLPGLPFPGRRWSFPGKDAVGDYLETYARTFDLPVRLETRVQALDRDDDGYVVTTDRGRLRCRSVVVATGTFGRTPSIPAVAADLDPAILQLHSSEYRRPSQLGEGSVLVVGASHSGTDIAYELVETHPTILAGRDCGEIPPRLESPLFQVLFPVVLFAWRHVLTRRTPLGRKVMAHVRHHGGPMLRVKRRDLLERGVERVTSRVEEVRDGRPVVDGVPRDVATVVWATGFRQELGWIDLPITGDDGWPREKRGVATDAPGLFFCGMSFQYSFSSMLLPGVGRDAAYVADQVVRRSRTRAKSTADLPHAA
- a CDS encoding DUF2237 family protein; this translates as MNERNVLGGALELCGTDPVTGFYRDGTCTVGPQDVGLHAVCAVMTEEFLAHQRSVGNDLSTARPEWGFPGLVPGDRWCVVAVRWLQAYDAGVAAPVVLAATSERALDVVPLDVLRAHSVDVPPDLSELD
- a CDS encoding DICT sensory domain-containing protein, whose product is MTDDFSIGVLAQRTGVTPNVLRTWENRFGFPTGRRTTSGHRRFTDADVLLVQEVLEARERGVPLNLAVDGVLQRSRQQHDESVHATLIREFPDLRPQRLAKATLLAASHAIEDECLARADRSVVLGTFQEGHVFARSRHRWDELARTATWSAVLADFDADLPADPQARPARCQLPADSPMRREWTVVTVSRGFAAVLAAWEVPAAAGGPATYEAVISMRRAAALTAARVVVATARAAGATPPESVDELLTAPITTETTVADTDRVLLRILEQVDSTPAWRRPAPVVE
- a CDS encoding amidohydrolase, giving the protein MDTRRVLDGLEAVTPWQEELYAHLHQNPELSMQEKETAAEVSRRLESFGYDVQQIGGVVGVLANGEGPTVLFRADMDALPVKEATGLPYASTRTAVDPQGVTVPVMHACGHDLHVVAALGAASLLAGHRDAWSGTYVALFQPAEETAAGARSMVDDGLVEKIPKPDVALAQHVMAVPAAGEVGTTAGPMMSTGACIRVKVYGEGTHGSMPHLGIDPVVLSAAIVTRLQTIVAREIAPSDLGVVTVGSLQAGTKANIIPDDATMLLNIRAYDLDVREKLLTAIERIVRAECEAAGSTRPPEIELYESFPLTDNDAPVNAKVTEAFVAHFGPDRVKRLDPLTGPRTSASSRTRSVSPTATGPSAASPPTSAPSPTTTPASGGDATHADHGHRGCGDGRAVVPPELRLRVHADNWVS